CACCGACGACTCGATCATCGAGCGGAAGCTGGACGACTCCCGCCCCGGCAACTGGTGGCACCTGCCGATCACCACCACCGTCCTCGGCCTCATCGCGCTGGTCTTCTTCGGGCTGCGCGGCATCCCGGACGCGACCTCCGCGTTCGTCCTGGCCCGCGAGACGGACCTGAACCCGCTGGGCATCGTGCCCGAGCGCGTGGAGCTGCCCTCCATGGGCGGCGCGATCGCGCTCGCGGTCATCGCCCTGCTCGCCTCGGCCGGGCTCTGGGTCCTCCAGGCCCGCAGCGCCCGCCCCTCCCGCAGGGCGAGGATCGCGCTGATCGCCGTGTTCGCCGTGGCGTGGATCATCGCGTTCATGACCTGGGTGATCTCCCAGCGCGCCCTGGACGTGACCACCCTGCTCCAGGGCACGATCGTGCTCGCCGTGCCGCTCGCCTTCGGCGCCCTCTCGGGTGTGCTCTCCGAGCGGGCCGGCGTCATCAACATCGCCATCGAGGGCCAGCTGCTCTTCGGCGCCTTCGGTGCGACGCTGGTCGGCTCCCTCACCGGGAACGTGTGGCTGGGCCTGATCGCGGCGCCGCTCGTGGCGCTGCTGATGGGTGCGCTGCTGGCGCTGTTCGCGGTCGGCTACCACGTCCAGCAGATCATCGTCGGCGTGGTGCTGAACGTCTTCGCGATCGGCCTGACCTCGTTCTTCTTCGGCACCGTGATGCGCCAGAACCCCGGGCAGTTCAACGCCCCGCTGCGCCTGCCCACCCTGCGCATCCCGTTGCTGGCGGACATCCCCGTGATCGGCCGGATGCTGTTCGAGCAGAACGTGCTGGTCTATCTCATGTGGATCATCGTCGCGGTGCTCACCGTGGCCCTGTTCCGCACCCGCTGGGGACTGCGCGTCCGCGCCGTCGGCGAGCATCCCCGCGCCGCGGACACCGTCGGCATCGCTGTGAACCGCACCCGCTGGACCAACGTGCTGCTCGGCGCGGCCGTCGCCGGGCTCGGCGGGGCGACCCTCACCATCGGCACGGGCGTCGCCTTCGGCGAGGAGATGAGCGCCGGCAAGGGCTACATCGCGCTCGCCGCGATGATCCTGGGCCGCTACCACCCCGTCGGGGCGCTGCTGGCGGCGCTCACCTTCGCCTTCGCCGACTCCCTGCAGCTGCGGCTCGGCACGATGTCCGCCGCGGCCGACGGGGTCTCCATCCCCGGCGACTTCCTGCTCATGCTCCCGTACGTGGTCGCGCTGTTCGCGGTCGCGGGAGTGGTGGGACGCGTGCGCGTCCCCGCCGCCGACGGCGAGCCGTACAAGAAGCAGTGACCTCCCGCCGCCCCCGTCGGCGGCACACCGCGCGCCGCGTCCCGGAGCTCCGGGGCGCGGCGCGTTCGTCCCCACGACCCCTCCCGCAGTGAGAGCATCGAGCACATGACCCCGAGCGACCGGGCGCCGCAGGCGCCGACCGTCCCCGCCGAGTTCCGGACCCTGCTGG
This genomic interval from Brachybacterium aquaticum contains the following:
- a CDS encoding ABC transporter permease, which codes for MSTAPAVVTDDSIIERKLDDSRPGNWWHLPITTTVLGLIALVFFGLRGIPDATSAFVLARETDLNPLGIVPERVELPSMGGAIALAVIALLASAGLWVLQARSARPSRRARIALIAVFAVAWIIAFMTWVISQRALDVTTLLQGTIVLAVPLAFGALSGVLSERAGVINIAIEGQLLFGAFGATLVGSLTGNVWLGLIAAPLVALLMGALLALFAVGYHVQQIIVGVVLNVFAIGLTSFFFGTVMRQNPGQFNAPLRLPTLRIPLLADIPVIGRMLFEQNVLVYLMWIIVAVLTVALFRTRWGLRVRAVGEHPRAADTVGIAVNRTRWTNVLLGAAVAGLGGATLTIGTGVAFGEEMSAGKGYIALAAMILGRYHPVGALLAALTFAFADSLQLRLGTMSAAADGVSIPGDFLLMLPYVVALFAVAGVVGRVRVPAADGEPYKKQ